The segment CAGGCGGGGGGCCACAAAGGCGTCGCCAGCGCGGATCACGCGCTTGACGCCGCCCACTTCGCATTCAAAGGCGCCGCTGAGGCAGAAGGCGATCTGGTCATGCGCGTCGTGCGCATGCACCGTGCCCACGGCGCCCTGGTCGAACTGCACCAGCACCGACATCAGCTCGGGCGTGTGGCCGACGATCTTGCGGCGGATGCCGTCACCCAGCTCCGTCCAGGGGGTGCTGGCGTCGTCAAAGTACAGAGGGCTGCTGCTGGCAGGGGTCGTGCTCATGGGGTCTCCGCTGTCTCATGCCCGTGTGCCGGGCGCGGTGTCGCGATGGGTCGCGAGCCTTGATGTGGTGCGACTATAAGCGCGGAGATTAAAAAATGAAACGATGGTTCACTAAATAGAAACCATAATTCCGGGAAAGTCCGGGCCTGCGCTAGGCTAGCAAGCATTCGATCCAGACCGGCGCACTGCTCCCCCTTTTGTTTCACCCCGCTGCCGGCGCCAAGGAGACCTTTCGATGGAAATCCGCCAACCAATCCACAGCGCGCATGCCCGCACGCTGGACACCCAGGGCCTGCGCGAGCAGTTCCTGGTCGAGCAACTCTTCAAGCCCGACGAGACCACGCTGACCTACAGTCAGATCGACCGCATCATCGTGGGCGGCATCATGCCCGTGAACCAGGCCCTGAGCTTTGCGCCGGAGCTGGGGCGCCACACCGGCACCGATTTCTTTCTGCAGCGCCGCGAGCTGGGCCTGATCAATATCGGCGGTGCCGCCCGCGTCAAGGTGGACGAGCAGAGCTACGAGATCGGGCCCCGCGAGGCGCTCTACATCGGCCAGGGCGCCCGCGAGCTGGAGTTCCGCAGCCTGGATCCGGCCCAGCCCGCCAAGCTCTACTTCAACAGCGCGCCCGCCCATACCGCCTATCCGCACCGCAAGGTGACCCTGGCCGAGGCCTCGCCCGAGACCCTGGGTTCGCCCGAGACCAGCAACCGCCGCACGATCTACAAGTTCCTGGTGCCCGATGTGCTGCCCACCTGCCAGCTGCTGATGGGCATGACCCAGCTGGAGCCCGGCAGCCTGTGGAACACCATGCCCTGCCACACGCACGACCGGCGCATGGAGGTCTACTTCTACTTCGACATGAACGAGAACGCGGTCGTGTTCCACATGCTGGGCGAGCCCAGTGAGACCCGCCACCTGGTGGTGCGCAACGAGCAGGCCGTGATCAGCCCGAGCTGGAGCATCCACTCCGGCGTGGGCACCCAGGCCTACACCTTCATCTGGGGCATGGTGGGCGAGAACCAGGTCTTCAAGGACATGGACCATGTCCCGATGAGCGCCCTGCGCTGAGCCTGGAGACCGCATCGTGATCCTCGAGAACTTCAATCTGGGCGGCAAGGTCGCCATCGTCACCGGCTGCAACACCGGTCTGGGGCAGGGCATGGCCCTCGCCCTGGCCCAGGCGGGCGCCGACATCGTGGGCGTCAATGTGTCCGAGCCCAGCGAGACCCGCGCCGAGGTCGAGGGCCTGGGCCGGCGCTTCCTGGACCTGCGCGCCAATCTGTCCGACATCAGCTGCATCGAAGGCCTGATCGCCGAGGCCAAGGCCTGGGGTGGGCGTGTGGACATCCTGGTCAACAACGCCGGCATCATCCGTCGCGAAGACGCGATCAAGTTCAGCGAGAAGGACTGGGACGATGTCATCGACCTGAACCTGAAGACCGTGTTCTTCTTCTCCCAGGCCGTGGCGCGTCAGTACCTCTCGCAAGGCGGCGGCGGCAAGATCATCAATGTGGCCTCCATGCTGTCCTACCAGGGCGGGGTGCGGGTGCCGTCCTACACCGCCAGCAAGAGCGGCGTCATGGGCATCACCCGGCTGATGGCCAATGAGTGGGCCCAGCACGGCATCAATGTGAATGCCATCGCGCCCGGCTATATGGCCACCAACAACACCGCGGCCCTGCGTGCCGACGAGGGGCGCAACATGGCCATCCTGGAGCGCATTCCGGCCGGTCGCTGGGGGGTGCCGGACGACCTGGCCGGACCGGTGGTGTTCCTGGCCTCCAAGGCCTCGGACTATGTCAACGGCTATACCGTGGCCGTCGATGGTGGCTGGCTGGCGAGGTAAGGCCCACCCCCTACGCGCTGCGCGCGCCGAGGTCAGCGGCCTCGGCCGGCGCCAGGTACAAACCGTCCTCAGGACGGCTTGAGCCCCGGCGCTGCTTTCCTCAAGGGGCGCCCCCAAGAATCACCGACGGAGACACGGTGACATGTACGAGAACAAAAAACTGGGCTTTCTGTTCGTCCTGCCTTTTGTGCTGGGCGTGATTCTGTTCAAGCTCTTTCCCTTCGTGATGAGCTTCGCGCTCAGCTTCACGCAGTACGACCTGATCGACCCGCCCGAGTTCGTGGGCATGCAGAACTACCAGGAGCTGGCCACGGCCGATCCGCTGTTCCGCAAGTCCCTGGGCGTGACCCTGCTGTTCGCGGCCCTGGCCGTGCCGCTGAGGGTGGGCTTCGCGCTCTTCATCGCCCATGTGCTGAACTTCAAGCTGCGCGGCATCAACTTCTTCCGCGCGGCCTTCTACATCCCCTCCATCCTGGGCGGGTCCATCGCCGTGGCGGTGTTGTGGCGTTTCATCTTCGCCAAGAACGGCCTGGTGAATCTGGTGCTGATCAAGCTGGGCCTGGAGCCCATCGCCTGGCTGGCGGACGAGCACTACAGCATGTGGACCATCGTGCTGCTTTTCACCTGGCAGTTCGGCTCGGCCATGGTGATCTTCCTGGCGGCGCTGCAGAACGTCTCGATCTCGCTCTACGAGGCCGCCGAGTGCGACGGCGCCAGCAAATGGCAGCAGTTCTGGAAGATCACCGTGCCCCTCATCACCCCGGTGATCTTCTTCAACATGATCATGCAGATGGTGCACGCCTTCCAGGAGTTCAACGGGCCCTATGCCATCACCGAGGGCGGACCGCTGAGCTCCACCTATGTGCTGGCGCTCTACATCTATGACCAGAGCTTCCGCTTCTTCAATCTGGGCTATGGCGCCGCGCTGAGCTGGGTGCTCTTTGCCCTGGTGGGCGGTCTGGCCCTGTTCTCCTTCTGGAGCTCCAAGTACTGGGTGTTCTATTCGGGCGAGAAGGAGGTGAAGCGATGAGCCGACCTCTCGACACCAAGGCCGAAGTGGCGGGCCGAGCGCCGGGCCGCTCCCAAGCCGGCCCGCATCCCCTCGGGGGATCGACCGACGTACCCGTCGGGCGAGGGGCCCGCCTGGTGCTGGGCCGCGACCGCGGCAATGCCTGGCTGCGCTATCTCGCGCTGATCGCAGTGGCCGTGCTCATGCTCTACCCCCTGCTGTGGCTGGTGGGCGCTTCGTTCAAGAGCAATGCCGAAATCTTCACCGAGGTGGGCTTCTGGCCCAGCCGCTTTGATTTCGGCGCCTATGCCAAGGGCTGGAAGACCAGCACCGAGTACACCTTCGCCACCTATTTCCTGAACAGCTTCCTGATCACCATCCCGCGCATCATCGTGACGGTGATCTCCTGCGTGCTGGTGGCCTATGCCTTTGCGCGCTTCGAGTTCTGGGGCAAGAAGTTTCTCTTCAGCATCATGATCGCCACCATGATGCTGCCCCTGATCGTGCTGCGTCTGCCCCAGTACCTGGTGTTCCGCGAAATCGGCTGGCTGGACAGCTACCTGCCGCTGATCATCCCGTCCGCCTTCGCCACCGACACCTTCTTCGTGTTCATGCTGGTGCAGTTCCTGCGCGGCATTCCGCGCGATATGGAAGAGGCCGCCCAGATCGATGGCTGCAATGCCTGGCAGCTGCTCTGGCACATCATCGTGCCCCTGCTCAAGCCGGCCATCATCTCGGTGATCGTGTTCCAGTTCATCTGGACCATGAACGACTTCATGGGCCCGCTGATCTACCTGGCCTCGGTGGAGAAGTACCCGGTCTCGCTGGCGCTGAAGATGAGCATCGGCGCGACCGAGGAGGTGGAGTGGGCCAATGTGATCGCCATCTCGGTCGTGGCCCTCATCCCCTCGGTGCTGGTGTTCTTTGCGGCGCAGAAGCACTTCATTGAAGGTGCCACCAGCAGCGGCGTCAAAGGCTGAAGATGAAGCCCCTCGTCCAAGGAGTACCTTGGCCGGTCCCCCGAGGGGACGGCGATGCTTGCGGCATCGAGCCGCAAGCACACGCCCAAGGCGGGCCGGCTTGGGACGGCCCGGCGCGCGGCCCGCGATGACTGAAGAGACAAAGATTAGGACGGAGACAAGAACGTGGCACGACTGAGCCTCAACAAGATAGAAAAGGTCTACCCCAACGGCTTCAAGGCCGTGCACGGCATCGACCTCGAGGTTGCGGACGGCGAGTTCGTCGCGCTGGTCGGCCCGTCCGGCTGCGGCAAGTCCACGCTGCTGCGCATGATCGCCGGCCTCGAGGGCATCACCGGCGGCGATATCCTGATCGGCGCGCGACCGTCAACGATCTGGCGCCGAACGCGTGACATCGCCATGGTGTTCCAGAACTATGCGCTCTACCCGCATATGACGGTGCGCCAGAACCTTGCCTATGGCCTGAAGCTGGCGCACACGCCCAAGGCCGAGGTGGACCAGCGCGTGCGCCAGGCCGCGCGCCTGCTTGAGATGGAGCATCTGCTGGACCGCTATCCCAAGCAGCTCAGCGGCGGCCAGGCCCAGCGCGTGGCCGTGGGCCGGGCCATCGTCAAGAAGCCCGATGTGTTCCTGTTTGACGAGCCCCTGTCCAACCTGGATGCCAAGCTGCGCGCCAATATGCGCGTGCGCCTGACCGAGCTGCACCGCACCCTGCGCGAGTCGGGCCAGCCCGCCACCACCATCTACGTCACGCACGACCAGGTCGAGGCGATGACGATGGGCGACCGCATCGCCGTGCTCAAGGAAGGCGTGATCCAGCAGGTGGACACGCCCACCGCGCTGTACGACCGCCCGGCCAATGCCTTTGTGGCCAGCTTCATCGGTTCGCCCGAGATGAACATCCACGACGCGCGCCTGCAGGCCCTGGACGATGGCCTGGCCGTGCTGCTGGGCGGCCAGGTCCTGCCCCTGCCGGTGGCCAAGGCGGCCAAGCTGCAAGGGCGGCCGGCGGGCGCCGCATCCATCAAGTTCGGCCTGCGGCCCGAGCATGTCTCGGTGCTGCCGCGCCCCGGCGCCACCCAGGTGCAGGGCACGCTGCGTTTCACCGAGCACATGGGCAGCGAGATCTTCGTGCACTTCGACATTGGTGATGTGCCCATGAGCGCTCGCGTGCCGGCCGATCAGCTGGGTGATCTGGTCGCGCAGCCGCGCGGCACGCCGCATGCCTTCTGGCTGCAGCTGGCCCAGGCCCATGTCTTCGATGCCGCCAGCGGCGCCAATCTCCTGCTGTGAACAAAACACCCCCTACCGGCTCCGCCGGCCCCCCTCAAGGGGGCGCATCCGCAGGCCCGGCAAAGCCGGATCCTCGGACGCCGCTTGGCTCGACCGGCTGCTTGCGTCGCATGTGCCGCTAAGCCGCATGGAGAACTGACTTGCTAGATCGACGTCATCTTCTGCTGGGCGCCGCCGCGCTGCCCCTGGCTGGCTACGCCCAGGCCCCCACGGTACTGCGCTTCTCCTGGTGGGGCGGTGCGGGGCGCCATGAGGCCACGCTCAAGGCCATCGCCCTGTTCGAGCGCCGCCATCCCGGCGTGAAGATCAAGGCCGAGTACATGGGCTTCAACGGCTATCTGGAGCGGCTGACCACCCAGATCGCCGGCCGCTCCGAGCCGGACGTGATGCAGATCAACTGGGCCTGGCTGGCCATGTTCAGCAAGCGCGGCAATGGCTTCACCGACCTTGAGGCCCACCGGCAAGACCTGGCCCTGCACCAGTTCGAGGCCGAGGATCTGGCCATGGGGCGCGTGGCGGGCAAGCTCAATGCCCTGCCGGTGTCCTACAGCGCCCGCGTCATGCTCTGGAACGAGGCCGCCTTCCGGCGCGCCGGCCTGGCCCTGCCGCGCAGCTGGGACGAGCTCTTCGCCGCCGGCCCGGTGTTCCGCGCCAAGTACGGCGACAAGGCCTACCCCATCGATGGCGAGCTCTACGACATGATCCTGCTGGCCCAGAGCTGGGTGCAGCAGAAGTACGGCACACCTTATGTGGACCCCACGGCGCCGCGCGTGGCCATGAGCCCGCAGGCCGCGCTGGAGTGGGTGCAGGTCTATGAGCGCCTGGTGAACGAGCATGTGGCCGTGCCGCTGCCGCTGCGCGCGGCCCTGGGCGGCGCCGAGAAGCCCACCGAGCAGCAGCAGGACTGGGTGGTCGGCAACTGGGCCGGCAACTACACCTGGGACTCGGTGATCGCGCTGCGCAACTCCACGCTGAACCCGCAGCAGAAGCTGGTGCTCGGGGAGTTCCCGACCCTGCCCGACGCGAAGAACAGCGGCATGTTCGGCCGCCCTACGCTGATGTATGCCGTGGGCCGTAACAGCCGCCAGCCGGCCCTGGCCGCGCGCTTCATCAACTTCCTGCTGACCGACCCCGAGGCCGCCCAGGTGCTGGGCCGCACCCGCGGCCTGCCGGCCGCCAGGAACAGTTTCGAGCTGCTGCAGCAGGCCGGCAAGCTGCCCTCGCTGGAGCTGGCGGCCCATGAGCAGATCAAGGCCCAGCGCCAGGCGGACCGCGTGCCCATGCCCTCGCCGCTGTTCGAGCATGCGCGGCTGCACAAGTTCATGCGCGAGGTCTTCGAGACCGTCGCCTACCGCAAGACCACGGCCGCGGCTGCTGCCAAGCGCCTGGTCGACGAGGGCAATGCCCTGCTCAACCGCATCAAGTGAAGTCATGAAGCGCACCGAACGCCAGCTCAATTTCCTCAGCCGTCAGGACCCCGACACCGGCGCCCGCGTCACCCGCCTCACGCCCCTGGACGTGACCTGCCACCGCAACTACTTCTATCAAAAGTGCTTCAGCAACGATAGCAGCAAGCTGCTCTTTGCCGGCGGCTTCGACCATCCGACCGGCAAGGACTGGAACTACCACCTGCTGGACCTGCAGAACCAGGTGGCGCTGCAGCTGACGGGCCAGCCGGGTGAGAACACCTTTGGCGGCTTTCTCTCGCCGGACGACCGCTATCTGTACTTCGTGCGCCAGGAGCGCCGGCTGATCCGCCTGAGCCTGGCCGACCTCAGCGAGGAGGTGGTCTACACCGTGCCTGAGGGTTGGGTGGGCTATGGCACCTGGGTCAGCAACAGCGCCTGTACCAAGATGGTGGGCATCGAGATCCACGCGGACGATTGGTTCCCGCTCAACACCTGGCAGAAGTTCAACGAGATGTTCCACCGCCAACCCCGCTGCCGGCTCTTCAGCGTGGACCTGGCCACCGGCGAGCGCCGCGTGATCCTGGAGCAGCGCGGCTGGCTGGGCCATCCGCAGTACCGCCCCTTTGACGACAACACCGTGGCCTATTGCCACGAGGGGCCGCACGACCTGATCGATGCGCGCATGTGGTTCATCAACGAGGACGGCACGAACCGCCGCTGCGGCAAGGAGCACGCGCCGGGCGAGAGTTGCACCCATGAGTTCTGGGTGCCGGACGGCAGCGCCATGATCTATGTGAGCTACCAGCACGACGCGCCGGAGCGCTGGATCTACAGCCTGGATCCGGTCACGCTGGAGAACAAGCTGCTCAC is part of the Shinella sp. XGS7 genome and harbors:
- a CDS encoding cupin domain-containing protein codes for the protein MSTTPASSSPLYFDDASTPWTELGDGIRRKIVGHTPELMSVLVQFDQGAVGTVHAHDAHDQIAFCLSGAFECEVGGVKRVIRAGDAFVAPRLTPHGVRALEPNSSLLDQFSPRREDYL
- the kduD gene encoding 2-dehydro-3-deoxy-D-gluconate 5-dehydrogenase KduD, producing the protein MLENFNLGGKVAIVTGCNTGLGQGMALALAQAGADIVGVNVSEPSETRAEVEGLGRRFLDLRANLSDISCIEGLIAEAKAWGGRVDILVNNAGIIRREDAIKFSEKDWDDVIDLNLKTVFFFSQAVARQYLSQGGGGKIINVASMLSYQGGVRVPSYTASKSGVMGITRLMANEWAQHGINVNAIAPGYMATNNTAALRADEGRNMAILERIPAGRWGVPDDLAGPVVFLASKASDYVNGYTVAVDGGWLAR
- a CDS encoding ABC transporter ATP-binding protein, translated to MARLSLNKIEKVYPNGFKAVHGIDLEVADGEFVALVGPSGCGKSTLLRMIAGLEGITGGDILIGARPSTIWRRTRDIAMVFQNYALYPHMTVRQNLAYGLKLAHTPKAEVDQRVRQAARLLEMEHLLDRYPKQLSGGQAQRVAVGRAIVKKPDVFLFDEPLSNLDAKLRANMRVRLTELHRTLRESGQPATTIYVTHDQVEAMTMGDRIAVLKEGVIQQVDTPTALYDRPANAFVASFIGSPEMNIHDARLQALDDGLAVLLGGQVLPLPVAKAAKLQGRPAGAASIKFGLRPEHVSVLPRPGATQVQGTLRFTEHMGSEIFVHFDIGDVPMSARVPADQLGDLVAQPRGTPHAFWLQLAQAHVFDAASGANLLL
- the kduI gene encoding 5-dehydro-4-deoxy-D-glucuronate isomerase; amino-acid sequence: MEIRQPIHSAHARTLDTQGLREQFLVEQLFKPDETTLTYSQIDRIIVGGIMPVNQALSFAPELGRHTGTDFFLQRRELGLINIGGAARVKVDEQSYEIGPREALYIGQGARELEFRSLDPAQPAKLYFNSAPAHTAYPHRKVTLAEASPETLGSPETSNRRTIYKFLVPDVLPTCQLLMGMTQLEPGSLWNTMPCHTHDRRMEVYFYFDMNENAVVFHMLGEPSETRHLVVRNEQAVISPSWSIHSGVGTQAYTFIWGMVGENQVFKDMDHVPMSALR
- a CDS encoding oligogalacturonate lyase family protein, with protein sequence MKRTERQLNFLSRQDPDTGARVTRLTPLDVTCHRNYFYQKCFSNDSSKLLFAGGFDHPTGKDWNYHLLDLQNQVALQLTGQPGENTFGGFLSPDDRYLYFVRQERRLIRLSLADLSEEVVYTVPEGWVGYGTWVSNSACTKMVGIEIHADDWFPLNTWQKFNEMFHRQPRCRLFSVDLATGERRVILEQRGWLGHPQYRPFDDNTVAYCHEGPHDLIDARMWFINEDGTNRRCGKEHAPGESCTHEFWVPDGSAMIYVSYQHDAPERWIYSLDPVTLENKLLTAMPQCSHLMSNHDGSLIVGDGCGPATGDASASNEMLTGDPYLHLFDLKAGTTRPIARHDSSWGVYKDSRQVTHPHPSFTPDGKQVLYSCDAEGEPALYLADLPA
- a CDS encoding carbohydrate ABC transporter permease → MYENKKLGFLFVLPFVLGVILFKLFPFVMSFALSFTQYDLIDPPEFVGMQNYQELATADPLFRKSLGVTLLFAALAVPLRVGFALFIAHVLNFKLRGINFFRAAFYIPSILGGSIAVAVLWRFIFAKNGLVNLVLIKLGLEPIAWLADEHYSMWTIVLLFTWQFGSAMVIFLAALQNVSISLYEAAECDGASKWQQFWKITVPLITPVIFFNMIMQMVHAFQEFNGPYAITEGGPLSSTYVLALYIYDQSFRFFNLGYGAALSWVLFALVGGLALFSFWSSKYWVFYSGEKEVKR
- a CDS encoding carbohydrate ABC transporter permease; translation: MSRPLDTKAEVAGRAPGRSQAGPHPLGGSTDVPVGRGARLVLGRDRGNAWLRYLALIAVAVLMLYPLLWLVGASFKSNAEIFTEVGFWPSRFDFGAYAKGWKTSTEYTFATYFLNSFLITIPRIIVTVISCVLVAYAFARFEFWGKKFLFSIMIATMMLPLIVLRLPQYLVFREIGWLDSYLPLIIPSAFATDTFFVFMLVQFLRGIPRDMEEAAQIDGCNAWQLLWHIIVPLLKPAIISVIVFQFIWTMNDFMGPLIYLASVEKYPVSLALKMSIGATEEVEWANVIAISVVALIPSVLVFFAAQKHFIEGATSSGVKG
- a CDS encoding ABC transporter substrate-binding protein, whose amino-acid sequence is MLDRRHLLLGAAALPLAGYAQAPTVLRFSWWGGAGRHEATLKAIALFERRHPGVKIKAEYMGFNGYLERLTTQIAGRSEPDVMQINWAWLAMFSKRGNGFTDLEAHRQDLALHQFEAEDLAMGRVAGKLNALPVSYSARVMLWNEAAFRRAGLALPRSWDELFAAGPVFRAKYGDKAYPIDGELYDMILLAQSWVQQKYGTPYVDPTAPRVAMSPQAALEWVQVYERLVNEHVAVPLPLRAALGGAEKPTEQQQDWVVGNWAGNYTWDSVIALRNSTLNPQQKLVLGEFPTLPDAKNSGMFGRPTLMYAVGRNSRQPALAARFINFLLTDPEAAQVLGRTRGLPAARNSFELLQQAGKLPSLELAAHEQIKAQRQADRVPMPSPLFEHARLHKFMREVFETVAYRKTTAAAAAKRLVDEGNALLNRIK